A section of the Ochotona princeps isolate mOchPri1 chromosome 19, mOchPri1.hap1, whole genome shotgun sequence genome encodes:
- the PHAX gene encoding phosphorylated adapter RNA export protein, which translates to MALEAGDMEDGQLSDSDSDMVVAPSDRPLPVPKALVGDSAMRGFQSTTAACAPASHYRTVQSVDSSEESFSDSDDDSSLWKRKRQKCINPPRRPEFDQSGQKPPAAGGKKVNNIWGAVLQEQNQDAVATELGILGMEGTIDRSRQSETYNYLLAKKLRRESQEHTRDLDKELDDYMHGGKKMGSKEEENGQGHLKRKRPVKDRVGTRLEMDYKGRYEITEEDSPEKVADEIAFRLQEPKKDLIARVVRIIGNKKAIELLMETAEVEQNGGLFIVNGSRRRTPGGVFLNLLKNTPSISEEQIKDIFYVENQKEYENRKAARKRRTQILGKKMKQAIKSLNFQEEDDTSRETFASDTNEALASLDEPQEGHGEARLDAEEAIEVDHAHELDIF; encoded by the exons ATGGCGCTGGAAGCGGGCGACATGGAAGATGGGCAGCTTTCCGATTCGGACTCGGACATGGTGGTCGCGCCCAGCGACAGGCCGCTGCCAGTGCCG AAGGCTCTAGTGGGGGACAGTGCAATGAGGGGCTTCCAGAGCACCACAGCAGCGTGTGCACCAGCATCACACTATCGGACTGTTCAAAGTGTGGATTCAAGTGAAGAGAGCTTTTCTGATTCCGACGATGATAGCTCTCTTTGGAAACGCAAGAGACAGAAGTGCATTAACCCTCCTCGCAGGCCAGAGTTTGACCAGAGCGGTCAGAAGCCACCCGCTGCCGGGGGAAAGAAAGTGAACAACATCTGGGGCGCTGTGCTGCAGGAACAGAACCAGGATGCTGTGGCCACTGAACTGGGCATCTTGGGCATGGAGGGCACCATCGACAGGAGCAGGCAGTCGGAGACATACAACTATCTGCTTGCTAAGAAACTTAGGAGGGAATCTCAAGAACATACAAGAGATTTAGACAAAGAGCTGGATGACTACATGCATGGTGGCAAAAAGATGGGCTCAAAGGAAGAGGAGAATGGGCAAGGTCATCTCAAACGGAAACGACCCGTCAAAGACAGAGTAGGAACCAGGCTAGAGATGGACTATAAAGGCCGGTATGAGATCACGGAGGAAGATTCTCCAGAGAAGGTGGCTGATGAAATTGCTTTCAG GTTACAGGAACCGAAGAAAGATCTGATTGCACGGGTAGTGAGGATAATTGGAAACAAAAAGGCAATTGAACTCCTGATGGAAACTGCTGAAGTTGAACAAAATGGTGGCCTTTTTATAGTG AATGGGAGTCGAAGAAGGACACCAGGTGGAGTTTTTCTGAATCTTCTGAAAAATACCCCAAGTATCAGCGAGGAGCAAATCAAG GACATTTTCTATGTTGAAAATCAAAAGGAGTATGAAAATAGAAAAGCTGCAAGGAAAAGGAGAACACAGATACTTGGGAAAAAGATGAAACAAGCCATTAAAAGTCTAAATTTTCAAGAGGAGGATGATACCTCACGAGAAACTTTCGCAAGTGACACAAACGAGGCGCTGGCATCTCTTGATGAACCCCAGGAAGGACACGGAGAAGCCAGGCTGGATGCAGAGGAGGCCATTGAGGTGGACCACGCTCACGAGCTGGACATCTTTTAA